The Mycobacterium paragordonae genome includes a region encoding these proteins:
- a CDS encoding AraC family transcriptional regulator, translating into MQHLPPPAEVRHPVYPTRVLCEVARERGVPVDDVLAGTAIEPADLEDPDAVVSGLEEIAVVRRVQSRLPDRTGLGIDVGSRFTLTHFGLFGFAVMSCGTLRELLSIAMRYFALTTMHIGITFLETADACLIELDASHLPDDVRTFFIERDIAGILTTTTSFAMSVAEKYADQVSAELAVDEELLRPLLGVIPVHDVAFGRAHNRLHFPRAMFDEPLPQADRHTLEMCIAQCDVLMQRNEQRRGITALVRTKLFRDSGSFPTLSDIAGELDMHPRTLRRRLADEGTSFRDLLNEARSAVAVDLLCNVGLTVDEVSRRLGYTEVSTFSHAFKRWYGVAPSGYSR; encoded by the coding sequence ATGCAGCACCTGCCACCGCCCGCTGAGGTACGGCATCCGGTGTATCCGACCCGGGTGCTGTGCGAGGTCGCCCGCGAGCGGGGGGTTCCCGTCGATGACGTATTGGCGGGCACGGCGATCGAGCCGGCGGATCTCGAGGATCCGGACGCGGTGGTCAGCGGACTCGAAGAGATCGCGGTGGTTCGGCGGGTGCAGAGCCGGCTTCCCGACCGAACCGGCTTGGGAATCGATGTGGGAAGCCGGTTCACGCTCACCCACTTCGGCCTGTTCGGCTTCGCGGTGATGTCCTGCGGCACGCTGCGCGAACTGCTCAGTATCGCGATGCGCTATTTCGCGCTGACCACCATGCATATCGGCATCACCTTCCTCGAGACCGCCGACGCCTGCCTGATCGAACTCGACGCAAGCCATCTGCCCGACGATGTGCGCACCTTCTTCATCGAACGCGACATCGCCGGAATCCTCACCACGACAACGAGCTTCGCGATGTCCGTGGCCGAGAAGTACGCCGACCAGGTGTCGGCCGAACTCGCCGTCGACGAGGAACTGTTGCGCCCGCTGCTCGGGGTGATTCCGGTGCACGACGTCGCGTTCGGCCGGGCGCACAACCGGCTGCATTTCCCGCGTGCGATGTTCGACGAGCCGTTGCCGCAGGCCGATCGGCACACTTTGGAGATGTGTATCGCGCAGTGCGACGTGCTGATGCAGCGCAACGAGCAGCGACGTGGCATCACCGCACTGGTGCGCACCAAGCTGTTCCGCGACTCCGGTTCATTTCCAACGCTTTCCGACATCGCCGGCGAACTCGACATGCATCCGCGGACGCTGCGGCGCCGGTTGGCCGACGAGGGGACGTCGTTTCGCGACCTGCTGAACGAGGCGCGCTCGGCGGTGGCCGTGGACCTGCTGTGCAACGTCGGGTTGACCGTGGACGAGGTGTCCAGGCGGCTGGGTTATACCGAGGTCTCGACCTTCTCGCACGCGTTCAAACGCTGGTACGGCGTTGCGCCCAGCGGGTATTCACGCTGA
- a CDS encoding alpha/beta hydrolase — protein MTDPTNARPEIDPLLKMLLDAVPLTFKASDGVEVARAQLAALKAPPELLPDLRIEDRTIGYGDRTDIPVRVYWPPTAAQENLPVVVFYHGGGWALGDLDTHDHVARAHAVGADAIVVSVDYRLAPEHPHPAGVEDSWAALQWVGENAAELGGDPNRIAVAGDSAGGNLSAIMAHLARDHGGPSVVFQLLWYPSCIGDRTLPSFTENANAHILDDDVIDAFLSWYVPHLDVSDHTTLPINLAPGNGVLADLPPAFIGTAHHDPLRDDGALYAELLSAAGVPVELVNEPNMVHGYVSFGLVVPAAAEATNRGLAALKKALYP, from the coding sequence ATGACGGACCCGACAAATGCCCGACCGGAAATCGATCCGCTGCTGAAAATGCTGCTTGATGCCGTTCCGCTGACCTTCAAAGCGTCCGACGGTGTCGAGGTCGCCCGCGCTCAGCTTGCCGCACTGAAGGCGCCTCCAGAGTTGCTGCCGGATCTGCGAATCGAGGACCGCACGATCGGTTACGGCGACCGCACGGACATTCCGGTGCGGGTCTACTGGCCGCCCACCGCGGCGCAGGAGAATCTGCCGGTGGTCGTCTTCTACCACGGTGGCGGCTGGGCACTCGGCGACCTGGATACCCATGACCACGTCGCGCGTGCCCATGCCGTGGGCGCCGACGCCATCGTGGTGTCGGTGGACTACCGCCTGGCGCCCGAACACCCCCACCCGGCCGGGGTCGAGGACAGCTGGGCGGCGTTGCAGTGGGTGGGCGAGAACGCCGCCGAGCTCGGCGGCGACCCGAACCGGATCGCCGTCGCCGGTGACTCGGCCGGCGGCAATCTTTCGGCGATCATGGCGCACCTGGCCCGCGACCACGGCGGACCGTCGGTCGTCTTTCAGTTGCTCTGGTATCCGTCCTGCATCGGCGATCGGACGCTGCCGTCGTTCACCGAAAACGCCAACGCCCACATCCTCGACGACGACGTTATCGACGCGTTCCTGAGCTGGTACGTCCCGCACCTCGATGTCAGCGACCACACCACGCTGCCAATCAACCTGGCGCCCGGTAACGGCGTGTTGGCCGACCTCCCGCCGGCGTTCATCGGCACGGCACACCACGATCCGTTGCGCGACGACGGCGCGCTGTATGCCGAGTTGCTCAGCGCCGCAGGCGTTCCGGTGGAGTTGGTCAACGAGCCGAACATGGTGCACGGTTACGTCAGCTTCGGGCTGGTGGTGCCGGCGGCCGCCGAGGCGACGAACCGGGGTCTGGCGGCGCTGAAGAAGGCGCTGTATCCCTGA
- a CDS encoding alpha/beta hydrolase — MPNFDNPALLRGNEKPGVDPILLKVLDAVPFRLSTDDGIDAVRQRLRDLPRRAVHPELRVENRAIDGPGGPIDIRIYWPTTDSVAPVVLFFHGGGFVMGDLDTHDGTSRQHAVGADAIVVSVDYRLAPEHPYPAAVEDAWAATRWVAEFGSEIGADTSRIAVAGDSAGGTIAAAVAQRARNEGAPDIAFQLLWYPSTMWDQSLPSFTENANALILDTKAIADFSRWYAGEVDMSNPPAAMAPGRAEDLSELPAAYIAVAGFDPLRDDGIKYGELLADAGVPTEVHNAETMVHGYVGYAGVVPAATAAMARGLAALRVALHG; from the coding sequence ATGCCGAATTTCGACAACCCCGCCTTGCTTCGGGGTAACGAGAAGCCCGGAGTCGATCCCATCCTGCTGAAGGTACTGGATGCGGTTCCGTTTCGGCTATCAACCGACGACGGAATCGACGCCGTGCGACAACGGCTCCGCGACCTGCCGCGCCGCGCGGTACACCCCGAACTGCGCGTCGAAAACCGCGCGATCGACGGCCCAGGGGGACCCATTGACATCAGAATCTATTGGCCAACAACGGATTCGGTTGCGCCAGTGGTGCTCTTCTTTCACGGCGGCGGCTTCGTGATGGGCGATCTGGACACCCACGACGGCACCTCCCGCCAGCATGCGGTCGGCGCCGACGCGATCGTCGTATCCGTGGACTACCGTCTGGCACCCGAGCACCCGTACCCCGCCGCGGTCGAGGATGCTTGGGCCGCAACGAGATGGGTCGCCGAGTTCGGGTCCGAGATCGGCGCCGACACCAGCCGGATCGCCGTCGCGGGCGACTCGGCGGGCGGCACCATCGCGGCGGCAGTGGCCCAGCGGGCCCGCAATGAAGGCGCGCCGGATATCGCCTTCCAACTGTTGTGGTACCCGTCCACGATGTGGGATCAGTCGTTGCCGTCATTCACCGAGAACGCCAACGCACTCATCCTGGACACGAAGGCCATTGCCGACTTCTCCCGTTGGTACGCAGGCGAAGTCGACATGTCCAACCCTCCGGCCGCCATGGCACCGGGGCGGGCGGAGGATCTGTCGGAACTGCCGGCCGCCTACATCGCCGTCGCCGGTTTCGACCCGCTGCGCGACGACGGCATCAAGTACGGCGAGCTCCTGGCCGACGCCGGGGTGCCTACCGAGGTGCACAACGCCGAGACCATGGTGCACGGCTACGTCGGCTATGCCGGTGTGGTGCCCGCGGCCACCGCCGCCATGGCGCGCGGATTGGCCGCATTGCGCGTTGCGCTGCACGGATAG
- a CDS encoding lysoplasmalogenase produces MDVPYASRLMVGGWVAAGWAGIAYGVYLTVIALRLPPGSELTGHWILQPPFKASMALLLMVAAFAHTVARERRWLVPALLFSAGGDWLLAIPWWTMSFVLGLGSFLLAHICFLGALVPHVTPTRPRIAAASVMVLASVSMLIWFWPHLNNGKENLTLPVTVYITVLSAMVCTALLAKLPTMWTAVGAVCFAASDSMIAISRFILGNEALAVPIWWSYAAAEILITAGFFFGRTDVAASAES; encoded by the coding sequence ATGGACGTACCGTACGCATCCCGTCTGATGGTCGGCGGCTGGGTGGCGGCCGGCTGGGCGGGAATCGCCTACGGCGTCTATCTGACGGTCATCGCACTGCGGCTGCCGCCCGGCAGTGAACTCACCGGACACTGGATTCTGCAGCCGCCGTTCAAGGCGTCGATGGCGCTGCTGCTGATGGTCGCCGCGTTCGCGCACACCGTCGCCCGCGAGCGGCGCTGGCTGGTACCGGCCTTGCTGTTCTCGGCCGGTGGTGACTGGTTGCTGGCGATCCCGTGGTGGACGATGTCGTTCGTGCTCGGCCTCGGTTCATTCCTGTTGGCCCACATCTGTTTTCTGGGTGCCCTGGTGCCTCACGTCACTCCGACCCGGCCACGGATTGCGGCCGCCTCGGTGATGGTGCTGGCGTCGGTGTCGATGCTGATCTGGTTCTGGCCCCATCTGAACAACGGCAAGGAGAACCTGACCCTGCCGGTGACGGTCTACATCACCGTCCTGTCGGCGATGGTGTGCACGGCGCTGCTGGCCAAGCTGCCGACCATGTGGACCGCCGTCGGAGCGGTGTGCTTCGCGGCGTCGGATTCGATGATCGCAATCAGCCGGTTCATCCTGGGCAACGAGGCATTGGCAGTGCCGATCTGGTGGTCGTATGCCGCCGCCGAGATCCTGATCACCGCCGGCTTCTTCTTCGGTCGCACCGACGTTGCCGCGTCCGCCGAGAGCTAG
- a CDS encoding primosomal protein N', which yields MLSVPHLDREFDYLVPPEQSDDAQPGVRVRVRFHGRLVDAFVLERRNDTDHQGKLGWLDRVVSAEPVLTPEIRRLVEAVAARYAGTRPDVLRLAVPARHARVEKELTAVPALPVVQPVDPAGWQGYGRGGQFLDALAQSRAARAVWQALPGEQWADRLAEAAAQTVAAGHSVLAIVPDQRDLDSLWHAAVALIDESSVVALSAGLGPAARYRRWLAALRGSARVVIGTRSAVFAPVTDLGLVMVWSDADDSLAEPRAPYPHAREVAMLRAHQARCAALIGGYSRTAEAQALVRSGWAQDVVAARPVVRARTPRVVALDDSGYADERDPAAHTARLPSIALRAARSALDAGAPVLVQVPRRGYVPSLACGRCRAIARCRQCTGPLALTDRGGGAMCRWCGRVDPALRCARCGSDAVRAVVVGARRTAEELGRAFPGTPVVTSAGDVIVSEVPARPALVVATPGAEPCASGGYGAALLLDTWALLGRQDLRAAEDALWRWMNAAALVRPRSAGGVVTVVAESALPTVQSLIRWDPVGHADAELAARAEVGLPPSVHIAALDGTADAVAALLDEARLPDDAELLGPVDLPAGARRPAGIAADAAVTRMLVRVRRADGLRLAAALRAAVGVISARQTHEPVRVQIDPLHIG from the coding sequence ATGCTCTCGGTGCCGCACCTGGACCGCGAGTTCGACTACCTGGTGCCACCCGAGCAGTCCGACGACGCCCAGCCCGGGGTACGGGTGCGGGTGCGTTTCCACGGTCGGCTGGTCGACGCGTTCGTCCTGGAACGACGCAACGACACCGATCATCAAGGAAAGCTCGGCTGGCTGGACCGGGTCGTGTCCGCCGAACCGGTCCTCACTCCGGAGATCCGGCGACTGGTCGAAGCGGTCGCCGCCCGTTACGCGGGCACCAGGCCGGACGTGCTGCGCCTTGCGGTGCCGGCCCGCCATGCCAGGGTCGAGAAGGAGCTCACCGCGGTTCCGGCCCTGCCGGTGGTGCAGCCGGTGGACCCCGCAGGCTGGCAGGGCTACGGTCGCGGCGGTCAATTTCTGGATGCGCTGGCGCAATCTCGGGCCGCTCGCGCGGTGTGGCAGGCGCTGCCGGGGGAGCAGTGGGCGGACCGGTTGGCCGAGGCGGCCGCGCAAACCGTCGCGGCCGGTCACTCGGTGCTGGCGATCGTTCCCGACCAGCGCGATCTCGACAGTCTGTGGCACGCGGCCGTGGCCTTGATCGACGAATCGAGCGTGGTGGCGCTGTCAGCCGGACTGGGCCCGGCGGCGCGGTACCGGCGGTGGTTGGCGGCGCTTCGCGGCAGCGCACGGGTGGTGATCGGCACCCGCAGTGCGGTGTTCGCGCCGGTCACCGATTTGGGGCTGGTCATGGTCTGGTCCGACGCCGACGACAGCCTGGCCGAGCCCCGGGCGCCCTATCCGCACGCCCGCGAAGTGGCGATGCTCCGTGCACATCAGGCGCGCTGTGCCGCGCTGATCGGCGGCTACTCACGGACTGCCGAGGCTCAGGCGCTGGTGCGCAGCGGATGGGCGCAGGACGTGGTCGCGGCCCGGCCGGTGGTGCGGGCCCGGACGCCGCGCGTGGTGGCCCTCGACGACAGCGGATACGCCGACGAACGCGACCCCGCCGCGCACACCGCGCGCCTGCCGTCCATCGCGCTGCGTGCCGCCCGGTCCGCGCTGGATGCCGGGGCGCCGGTACTGGTCCAGGTACCGAGGCGCGGGTATGTGCCGTCGCTGGCGTGTGGGCGCTGCCGGGCCATCGCGCGCTGCCGGCAATGCACCGGCCCGCTGGCGCTGACCGATCGTGGCGGCGGTGCGATGTGCCGGTGGTGTGGTCGGGTGGACCCGGCACTGCGCTGTGCCCGCTGCGGGTCGGATGCGGTTCGTGCGGTGGTGGTCGGCGCTCGACGCACCGCGGAGGAACTCGGTAGGGCATTCCCGGGCACGCCGGTGGTGACCTCGGCGGGCGACGTCATCGTGTCGGAGGTCCCGGCCCGGCCGGCGTTGGTGGTGGCCACTCCCGGGGCCGAACCGTGTGCCTCGGGAGGTTACGGGGCCGCGCTGTTGCTGGACACCTGGGCGTTGCTGGGCCGCCAGGACCTGCGCGCGGCTGAGGACGCGCTGTGGCGCTGGATGAACGCCGCTGCCCTGGTGCGGCCCCGCAGTGCGGGCGGAGTGGTCACCGTGGTTGCTGAGTCGGCGCTGCCGACGGTGCAGTCGCTGATCCGCTGGGATCCGGTGGGCCACGCCGACGCCGAGCTTGCGGCGCGGGCCGAGGTGGGCCTGCCGCCGAGTGTGCACATCGCCGCGTTGGACGGCACCGCCGACGCGGTGGCCGCCCTGCTCGATGAAGCGCGGCTACCCGATGATGCGGAGCTGCTGGGCCCGGTGGATCTGCCGGCGGGGGCACGGCGACCGGCCGGCATCGCCGCTGATGCGGCGGTCACCAGGATGCTGGTGCGGGTGCGCCGTGCGGACGGATTGCGGCTGGCCGCGGCGCTGCGCGCCGCCGTCGGGGTTATCAGCGCCCGGCAAACCCACGAGCCGGTTCGGGTGCAGATCGACCCATTGCATATCGGGTGA